AGGAATTGACCGGAGCATCGTTAAATGAATTTCTTCTTGAAAAGTCAGGCAAAACTTGGGATGATGTAATTGAACCAAGAGCCACAATTGACGATATAGACGAAGATAGCATTGAGGTTTACCTGAAAGCAGCAGAGAAAGCAGGTCGTCTTCCTGAAAATGACGGGCTTTCCGTATCCGAACTTTTGGAAAAATTACGCTTGACAGAAAATGGACAACTCAAACGAGCGGCCATCACCTTGTTCGGGAAAGCCCCTGGAAAGTTCTATCCAAACACATTCGTTAAAATCGGGCGATTCGGAAATGACGATACTGACATAAAGTTTCAGGAAACAGAAGAAGGCAATTTGGTTTCATTGCTTCCAGCAATATTGAGCCAGTTAGACCATAAGTTTCTCATCAAACCAATTGGTTTTGAGGGGATGCACCGCATTGAAAAAGGTGAATATCCGGTTGCTGCCATGCGTGAAATGATTTTGAATGCATTGGTTCATCGGAATTACATGGGCGCACCTATTCAAATTCGGGTCTGTGACAACAAAATCAGCATTTGGAATGAAGGTTTTTTACCCGAAGGACTGACCTTAGAAGCACTAAAGCGTTCGCATTCATCAAGGCCGAGAAATCCAATAATTGCGGATGTAGCCTTCAAAGGTGGTTACATTGACGCTTGGGGAAGGGGAACAATTAAAATCATCGACACTTGTAAAGCTGCGGAACTACCTGAACCCGAAATGACGGAACGAGATGGAGGGTTTTTACTGACTATTTTGAAAGACACCATAAATATGGAGCAGCTTGAAAAATTAGGGCTGAATGAAAGGCAGGTGAAAGCGGTACTATTTGTAAAGGGAAAAGAGAAAATATCAAATTCGGAATATCAAGAGTTATATGAAGTTTCTAAAGCAACAGCGACCCGTGACCTGACCGAATTAGTTGAGAAATGGGAGTTATTTGACAAGGTTGGACAAACTGGAGCAGGAACGGCATATACATTGAAAAAGTAATGGGCTCATAATGGGCTCAAAGGGCTCATAATGGGTTCATAATGGAATCAGCCACCCTGTTTGTCAGCACATTTGCAATTCGCACAAGCCACAGCGCAAACCAAAAATTGCAAAAGAGCTTACAAAGCCAACCCAAGAAAAGAAATTATTAAAAATGCCCCACGCTCGACTGAAAAGAAGGACGACTACTGGACAAGTACGGACTGCTTGAAATCAGTTGAGTAAAGGACGAAAAAGAAAAGAATAAAAAAGCACAAACCGCTAACAAAGTATAAAAATACATAGGACTGACAGGGGTTTCAGAGAGGTCATTGCACTCAAATAGCATCTGTTTCGGTTGACAAATTATCGCTCCGAAAGCCCTACGTTTTTTATACAAACCGTTGCCAGCAATTTGAAAATGTATTAGCCCCTTAAAGGGCTGGACAGATTTTCTAAAACAGTTTAGGAAACTTAAATTTAGAAGATTATGTCAAAGAGAAGAACGTTTACCAAGGANNNNNNNNNNNNNNNNNNNNNNNNNNNNNNNNNNNNNNNNNNNNNNNNNNNNNNNNNNNNNNNNNNNNNNNNNNNNNNNNNNNNNNNNNNNNNNNNNNNNNNNNNNNNNNNNNNNNNNNNNNNNNNNNNNNNNNNNNNNNNNNNNNNNNNNNNNNNNNNNNNNNNNNNNNNNNNNNNNNNNNNNNNNNNNNNNNNNNNNNNNNNNNNNNNNNNNNNNNNNNNNNNNNNNNNNNNNNNNNNNNNNNNNNNNNNNNNNNNNNNNNNNNNNNNNNNNNNNNNNNNNNNNNNNNNNNNNNNNNNNNNNNNNNNNNNNNNNNNNNNNNNNNNNNNNNNNNNNNNNNNNNNNACCGGTCAACAGAAGGTAAGCGTGGGGCAAAACCCTCTACCCACACCTTAAGAACCGATTCCGGCCGGGTAAGCAACGCGCACCCCAATTTTCTCCATTATTTAACGAACCGCCGTATACGAGACTCGTACGTACGGTGGTGTGAGAGGCGCACCCCGTCACGTCTTAGTGGCGGGGCCGTCTACTCGATTGGGCGTATGTGCTTTATTTTTTCA
The sequence above is a segment of the Flavobacteriales bacterium genome. Coding sequences within it:
- a CDS encoding putative DNA binding domain-containing protein; translation: MPEQQNIEYKQSWHDDYLKWVCGFANAVGGNIFIGKDDNGNVVHLSDYKKLMDEIPNKIRNLMGITVEVNLFEENGNRFIEIVVPPYSVPISLRGRYYYRSGSTKQELTGASLNEFLLEKSGKTWDDVIEPRATIDDIDEDSIEVYLKAAEKAGRLPENDGLSVSELLEKLRLTENGQLKRAAITLFGKAPGKFYPNTFVKIGRFGNDDTDIKFQETEEGNLVSLLPAILSQLDHKFLIKPIGFEGMHRIEKGEYPVAAMREMILNALVHRNYMGAPIQIRVCDNKISIWNEGFLPEGLTLEALKRSHSSRPRNPIIADVAFKGGYIDAWGRGTIKIIDTCKAAELPEPEMTERDGGFLLTILKDTINMEQLEKLGLNERQVKAVLFVKGKEKISNSEYQELYEVSKATATRDLTELVEKWELFDKVGQTGAGTAYTLKK